From the Candidatus Poribacteria bacterium genome, one window contains:
- a CDS encoding sulfatase, whose amino-acid sequence MNNSYKSVMFVIADDWSRIAKCYGNDVIRTPNIDAFAERGVVFDYAFCTSPSCAVSRACILTGQHSHTHGQYGHCHGIHGFRTHEYMQSVPKILKSHGFATACIGKKHVEPESVYPFDFEPRVDNRSPVDMAVKVTQFLTENADNPFYLHIGSGYPHRAGKGFGNDRTHPGIEPRAYTPEEIIVPNFLPDVPAVREDLADYYESVSRWDAVVGAVLDALDASGRADETLVFVTTDHAMPFPGAKASSFDSGHHCPLLISSPTQQKYCFHNQALVNWVDFCPTMLDWCGVSHPDGEDALPGSSILRVLEDDSAHPGNGDWEETYFSHCFHEVTNYYPYRVLRGRRYKYVRNLAYQLETPLPSDLFRSISWTAVRNDNVQQLGERQRTDFLQQGREALFDMQNDPAESQNLIDAPELQDVANEMRRKVIEFRQKTQDPWLEQSFQEGETQPFFT is encoded by the coding sequence ATGAACAATTCTTATAAAAGCGTTATGTTCGTCATCGCTGACGATTGGAGCCGCATCGCGAAGTGCTACGGAAATGATGTTATCCGAACACCGAATATTGATGCCTTTGCGGAGCGCGGGGTCGTGTTTGACTACGCATTTTGCACGAGTCCTTCGTGTGCGGTGAGTCGCGCGTGCATTCTTACCGGGCAGCATAGTCATACACATGGACAATATGGACATTGCCACGGCATTCACGGATTTCGTACACACGAGTATATGCAATCGGTGCCAAAAATTCTGAAGTCACACGGATTTGCGACGGCGTGTATTGGGAAGAAACACGTTGAACCTGAGAGTGTTTACCCCTTCGATTTTGAACCGAGGGTCGACAATCGCAGTCCTGTAGACATGGCGGTAAAGGTTACGCAATTTCTGACCGAGAACGCGGACAACCCCTTCTATCTCCATATCGGCAGTGGCTACCCGCATCGTGCAGGGAAGGGATTCGGAAACGACAGGACACATCCCGGTATTGAACCCCGCGCTTACACACCGGAGGAAATTATTGTCCCGAATTTTCTACCGGATGTACCTGCTGTCCGTGAGGACCTTGCTGATTATTACGAGAGCGTTTCGCGGTGGGATGCTGTAGTAGGCGCGGTTTTGGACGCGCTTGACGCTTCTGGACGCGCAGATGAAACCCTTGTTTTTGTCACAACCGACCACGCAATGCCGTTTCCTGGTGCAAAGGCATCAAGCTTTGACAGTGGACACCACTGTCCGCTGTTAATCTCCAGTCCTACACAACAAAAGTACTGTTTTCACAATCAAGCACTCGTCAATTGGGTTGACTTTTGCCCGACGATGTTAGATTGGTGTGGTGTTTCACATCCCGATGGAGAAGACGCACTTCCGGGCAGCTCGATCCTCCGTGTGCTTGAAGATGACAGCGCGCATCCGGGCAATGGTGACTGGGAGGAAACCTACTTCTCCCACTGCTTCCATGAGGTGACGAATTACTATCCGTATCGCGTGTTACGCGGGAGGCGATATAAATACGTCCGTAATCTGGCATATCAACTGGAAACACCGCTCCCCAGCGACCTGTTCCGCTCGATTTCATGGACGGCAGTCCGAAATGACAACGTTCAACAACTCGGTGAACGGCAGCGGACTGATTTCCTACAGCAGGGTCGTGAGGCATTGTTCGATATGCAGAACGATCCAGCAGAGTCGCAAAATCTTATAGACGCACCAGAGTTACAGGACGTAGCCAACGAGATGCGCCGAAAGGTCATTGAGTTCAGGCAAAAAACCCAGGATCCTTGGTTGGAGCAGTCCTTTCAGGAAGGCGAAACACAACCTTTTTTCACGTAA
- the argG gene encoding argininosuccinate synthase, producing MNIDTLKGKTVGAAVSGGLDSCTITKWLVDNGVNVVCFTADLGQPDERDVSEIRERMLACGAEDAIIVDAKDALAEDGIRLIQCQAMYEGGYWNTTGIARHVTVKALLPEMEKRGISILTHGATGRGNDQVRFQLATNMLNPHFSVYAPWRDAEFLKNFGGRKEMIDFCQAHNLPITATHEKPYSTDANLLGLTHEAGRLESLKTPAGFINPGMGVHPKDAPDDVEHFTVTFARGTPVEVNGSPVTALQSLLEANRIGGRNGVGIGIHTVENRFVGIKSRGVYESPGMELLGKCYEYLLQLILDRRARRHFDGVAKTIAEQIYQGYWFDAATQALLSSIQPLTDLASGTITVALYKGNVAFHAAGGVPHSLYSEETASMEAIGDFDHADSEGFLAVLGVGARASAVAGQTKE from the coding sequence GTGAATATTGATACATTAAAAGGAAAAACGGTTGGTGCTGCTGTTTCAGGAGGTTTAGATAGTTGCACCATCACCAAATGGTTAGTTGATAACGGGGTCAACGTCGTCTGTTTTACGGCAGACCTCGGTCAACCCGATGAACGAGACGTTTCCGAAATCCGGGAACGGATGCTGGCATGCGGTGCCGAAGATGCAATCATTGTAGATGCGAAAGACGCACTCGCCGAAGATGGGATCCGACTCATCCAGTGCCAAGCGATGTATGAAGGCGGCTACTGGAATACAACTGGCATCGCGCGACACGTCACAGTGAAAGCACTCCTGCCGGAGATGGAAAAGCGCGGTATTTCCATCTTGACACACGGCGCAACCGGTAGGGGTAACGATCAAGTACGGTTTCAACTCGCCACGAATATGCTTAACCCTCATTTTTCTGTCTATGCCCCGTGGCGAGATGCTGAATTCCTGAAAAACTTCGGTGGCAGAAAAGAGATGATAGACTTCTGCCAAGCACACAATCTACCGATTACCGCCACACACGAAAAACCTTACTCAACCGACGCAAATCTCTTAGGACTCACGCATGAAGCCGGAAGACTCGAATCGCTGAAAACACCAGCAGGATTTATCAACCCCGGCATGGGAGTCCATCCGAAAGATGCACCTGATGATGTAGAACACTTTACCGTTACCTTTGCCCGTGGGACACCTGTGGAAGTCAACGGAAGCCCCGTCACGGCACTCCAGAGTTTGTTAGAAGCAAACCGCATCGGTGGACGAAACGGTGTCGGTATCGGCATTCACACTGTTGAAAATCGGTTTGTTGGGATTAAGAGCCGCGGCGTTTATGAATCTCCGGGGATGGAATTGCTTGGAAAGTGTTACGAGTATCTGCTCCAACTGATTTTAGATAGACGTGCACGTCGGCACTTCGATGGCGTAGCCAAAACAATCGCAGAACAGATTTATCAAGGTTATTGGTTTGATGCCGCTACACAGGCACTACTATCTTCTATTCAACCGTTGACCGATTTGGCGAGTGGAACTATCACAGTAGCACTCTACAAAGGGAATGTGGCATTCCATGCCGCAGGTGGCGTACCTCACTCACTCTATTCCGAGGAGACCGCTTCTATGGAGGCAATCGGCGATTTCGACCACGCCGATTCAGAGGGATTTTTAGCAGTACTGGGCGTAGGAGCAAGGGCATCGGCTGTCGCTGGACAGACAAAGGAATAG
- a CDS encoding Gfo/Idh/MocA family oxidoreductase has protein sequence MAKKYRVAIVGCGGISNAHGNAWRNLPEIEIVGACDEKFESLARFATEYEVQNTYNDLRQMLEKQQPDVLVIATWPSSHLKNVLEAVRCGVKGILVEKPIAVNTTQLEQMIQVTERADILLMEAFMYRHHPLTLAVKQKIEDGAIGEVCYARSTFSTGLTDRQNWRLRGDLGGGAVMDLGCYCINIIRYLVGREPQSVWATGKFEPINNVWETLIGTLDFGNGITGQLDCSFGWTWRESYEVAGTDGTLFVQSAWGNSEGESHFIVNGETFSVIDGVNPYGAEILNLCEAIDTGAPLHLPIEDALGNMRVIDALHESARTGQHLSLSA, from the coding sequence ATGGCGAAAAAATATCGGGTGGCGATTGTTGGGTGTGGTGGTATATCCAACGCTCACGGCAATGCGTGGCGAAATTTGCCAGAAATCGAAATTGTCGGGGCATGCGATGAAAAATTTGAATCGCTCGCGCGCTTTGCTACTGAATATGAGGTCCAAAATACCTACAACGATCTCCGACAGATGTTAGAGAAACAGCAACCGGATGTCCTCGTCATTGCGACGTGGCCCTCAAGTCATCTCAAAAATGTGCTGGAGGCGGTCCGGTGTGGTGTCAAGGGTATCCTTGTTGAGAAACCGATTGCGGTCAACACCACACAGTTGGAACAGATGATTCAGGTTACAGAACGTGCCGATATCTTATTGATGGAGGCGTTCATGTATCGGCATCACCCGTTGACACTCGCTGTGAAACAGAAGATTGAAGATGGCGCGATCGGGGAAGTGTGCTATGCACGCTCTACTTTTTCAACAGGACTCACCGACCGTCAGAATTGGAGATTACGGGGGGACCTCGGTGGTGGTGCTGTCATGGATTTGGGGTGTTATTGCATCAACATCATTCGTTATCTTGTTGGACGGGAACCGCAGTCGGTCTGGGCAACAGGTAAATTTGAACCGATTAACAACGTCTGGGAAACTTTGATTGGAACCTTGGACTTTGGCAACGGTATTACTGGACAATTGGACTGCAGCTTTGGTTGGACATGGCGTGAATCTTATGAGGTCGCTGGTACAGATGGCACGCTTTTCGTTCAGAGCGCGTGGGGCAATTCGGAAGGTGAGTCACACTTTATTGTAAACGGCGAGACTTTTAGTGTTATTGATGGCGTGAATCCTTACGGTGCTGAGATTTTGAATCTCTGTGAAGCAATAGATACAGGTGCCCCTCTCCATTTACCGATAGAGGACGCGCTCGGAAATATGCGTGTCATTGATGCGTTGCACGAATCTGCGCGTACAGGTCAGCACCTCAGTCTCTCCGCGTGA
- a CDS encoding Gfo/Idh/MocA family oxidoreductase: MSRLKYALIGHGRRGAGHLSTAATLKDTFDIVAVCDAHPESAEAGAARFGAKAYTDVRKMVDEISPDVCDVVVPMQLHHIVSCYLSRCGIPHNVETGLAPTLGLMDMMIADAAENGVKLQTSENFPFVPVEQFVCKLIKEGVIGNIHKCYRLFSTTGYHGLAAIRCRMDAAPKMVSSIGHTMPVRSYVDRAKRDFNRENLEFYAIDFDNGGLGIAMVGNKNGCLGRNKLVGFETCGERGTIITNGNQGATGGETVNVCTDEDLLNGGRAQTYEFQREYSDNGTLQRIFVELPASLGGTVAWVNPYQQTDISETGISLATMLDGIARAVREDTQPLWTGEMGRADQEMVIAAHRSIQTNRQPIELPLEPDPAEEDAFDRDFEAQFGVHPREDIEKALEVNFKAR, from the coding sequence ATGTCACGTCTGAAATACGCTTTAATTGGCCACGGTAGACGCGGCGCAGGGCACCTGTCAACAGCTGCGACACTGAAGGATACCTTTGATATAGTCGCCGTGTGTGATGCACATCCTGAGTCGGCGGAAGCCGGTGCAGCGAGATTCGGTGCTAAAGCCTATACGGATGTCCGGAAAATGGTTGATGAAATATCACCCGATGTCTGCGATGTCGTTGTGCCTATGCAGCTGCATCACATTGTCTCCTGTTACCTCTCACGGTGCGGCATCCCACACAACGTAGAAACCGGACTCGCACCGACACTCGGTTTGATGGATATGATGATAGCCGACGCTGCCGAAAATGGGGTGAAACTTCAGACATCGGAGAACTTTCCGTTCGTTCCTGTGGAACAGTTTGTGTGCAAACTCATTAAGGAAGGCGTAATTGGGAACATCCACAAGTGTTACCGGCTCTTTTCTACAACCGGCTACCACGGACTCGCTGCAATACGGTGCCGTATGGATGCCGCTCCAAAAATGGTCAGCAGCATCGGGCATACGATGCCTGTTAGGTCCTACGTTGATCGGGCGAAACGAGATTTTAATCGCGAAAACCTTGAGTTCTACGCCATAGATTTCGATAACGGTGGACTCGGCATTGCCATGGTAGGGAACAAGAATGGATGCCTCGGACGGAATAAACTTGTCGGTTTCGAGACGTGTGGTGAGCGCGGCACGATTATTACCAACGGGAATCAGGGTGCCACCGGTGGTGAAACAGTCAATGTTTGCACAGATGAAGACCTGCTAAACGGAGGCAGGGCACAAACCTACGAATTCCAGAGAGAATATAGTGATAATGGCACTTTGCAACGTATCTTTGTGGAACTCCCAGCGTCTCTTGGTGGCACTGTAGCGTGGGTAAATCCGTATCAACAGACGGATATCTCGGAGACAGGTATCTCATTAGCGACAATGCTTGACGGTATCGCACGTGCTGTCCGGGAGGATACACAACCGCTATGGACGGGTGAAATGGGCAGAGCAGACCAAGAGATGGTGATTGCTGCGCACCGATCCATCCAGACGAATCGACAACCTATCGAACTTCCACTTGAACCCGATCCTGCAGAAGAGGATGCGTTTGATCGCGATTTTGAAGCACAGTTCGGTGTTCATCCACGCGAAGATATCGAAAAAGCATTAGAGGTTAATTTTAAGGCACGTTAG
- a CDS encoding VWA domain-containing protein, translating to MFEKMMKYPIDVFREGNFSFGVPLPGLLIAVLLIALFAVTIWAYRSTQGRIRRGFRGFLIFLRAVVLCLLAFCLLKPFLTIYQTNPDDSYLLVMVDRSKSMQITDSIDSTTRLRRANDLLFAEEDGLLEKLDAKFKVRLFAFDTTAKRISSEALTSAEGESTDIPQALNEALDDLQGIPLSGAVLLTDGADRSGVDIAKFAMQIRERKLPIHTVGIGAEEGNPDLEIVKVDVPRTAEEDFPVEMWVSLKRKGFNGKKVNVQLTSNGRILKTASVDLDEGTSWMPQLGGTGTTSAPKTGRVSIKFTPREAGTQKFEVHAELGEVEAVPQNNTKTFLLKVAPTKRVKILLVDGRPRYELGFIKRALNNDPNIQLTDRFLKSISTNGQNYGGTRTDVSHDFGFYPDDRETLFDFDAIILGNVDASEFTPKQLENTVEFVRTRGGGLLMLGGSSSLGNHELSGSYINTPIAQCLPVELELGSAPAPLAPRRLPRSTSRSRSTDDKGYKLQLTPEGKVENLMRLADIPTENLELWKIMPALKGYSKVKRAKAGALVLAEHPTDRNEFGNRILIATHNYNAGRVMVFTPHSSWRWRLIPSHEEGNQRFWHQGDSHERFWRQAARWLTTAPKEHLKLDIAKTIYALKEPVVIEVTATDPEFQPTNNAKIRAIVVDEEGKRKELRLEQILGKDGLYTARFIPNRYGEYTVIAAGSLGGEDLGEQQTLFEVKTSYAEFSDAELNVALLKTLAEGSGGKYYTVEEADQLVKQIPLVESATSKITDVDIWDIPLIFGAVIALLGFEWFLRKRGGLV from the coding sequence ATGTTTGAAAAAATGATGAAGTATCCCATTGACGTTTTTCGAGAAGGAAATTTCTCATTTGGGGTACCGTTACCCGGGCTTCTTATAGCTGTTCTACTCATCGCGCTTTTTGCTGTTACAATATGGGCGTATCGGAGTACACAAGGACGTATCCGACGCGGTTTCCGAGGTTTTCTCATCTTTCTTCGTGCGGTTGTACTCTGTTTGCTTGCCTTCTGCTTGCTCAAACCCTTTCTAACGATTTATCAGACAAACCCTGATGATTCCTATCTATTGGTGATGGTTGACCGCTCTAAAAGCATGCAGATCACCGACTCTATTGATTCGACAACACGGTTGCGCCGCGCCAACGACCTGTTGTTCGCCGAAGAGGACGGACTCCTTGAAAAACTGGATGCTAAATTCAAGGTCAGACTTTTTGCGTTTGACACTACCGCAAAACGGATTTCCAGCGAGGCATTGACAAGCGCGGAGGGTGAAAGTACGGATATTCCACAGGCACTAAACGAAGCACTTGATGATCTACAAGGAATTCCACTTTCTGGTGCTGTATTGTTAACGGATGGTGCAGATAGGAGCGGTGTTGACATCGCAAAATTTGCCATGCAAATCCGAGAGCGAAAACTGCCGATCCATACCGTCGGCATCGGTGCCGAAGAGGGCAATCCAGACCTTGAAATTGTCAAAGTGGATGTACCTCGAACAGCAGAAGAAGATTTTCCCGTGGAGATGTGGGTATCGCTGAAACGAAAGGGATTCAACGGAAAGAAGGTGAACGTCCAATTGACGAGTAACGGACGAATCCTAAAGACAGCATCCGTTGATCTGGATGAAGGAACCTCCTGGATGCCACAACTCGGCGGAACAGGCACAACATCTGCGCCTAAGACCGGACGCGTGTCGATTAAGTTTACCCCTCGCGAAGCCGGTACCCAAAAGTTTGAAGTGCATGCGGAGTTAGGTGAAGTAGAGGCGGTGCCACAAAACAACACGAAGACATTTTTACTCAAGGTAGCACCCACCAAACGTGTAAAAATCCTACTTGTTGATGGTAGACCGCGTTATGAGCTGGGTTTCATAAAACGTGCCCTGAATAACGATCCGAACATCCAATTAACGGATCGATTTTTGAAAAGTATCTCTACGAATGGTCAGAATTACGGCGGTACTCGCACCGATGTATCGCATGATTTCGGTTTTTATCCGGATGATCGGGAAACCCTCTTTGACTTCGACGCTATCATTTTAGGCAATGTAGATGCCTCCGAATTTACACCGAAGCAGTTGGAAAATACCGTTGAGTTTGTACGCACTCGAGGCGGTGGGTTGCTTATGTTAGGGGGTTCGAGTTCGTTGGGAAACCACGAGCTTTCTGGATCCTATATCAATACGCCGATTGCCCAATGTCTCCCTGTGGAGTTGGAACTTGGATCCGCACCAGCACCGTTGGCACCGAGACGACTCCCTCGGTCTACCAGCCGTTCACGGTCTACCGACGATAAAGGATATAAATTGCAACTGACACCGGAGGGGAAGGTTGAAAATTTGATGCGGTTGGCAGATATTCCTACCGAAAATTTGGAACTTTGGAAGATCATGCCCGCGCTGAAAGGGTATAGTAAAGTGAAACGCGCGAAAGCAGGAGCCTTGGTTTTGGCGGAACATCCGACTGACCGAAATGAATTCGGAAATCGGATCCTCATCGCGACCCATAATTACAATGCCGGACGTGTCATGGTATTTACGCCGCATTCTTCGTGGCGGTGGCGGTTGATACCCTCCCACGAAGAGGGTAATCAACGATTCTGGCATCAAGGTGATAGTCACGAACGGTTTTGGCGACAGGCTGCGAGGTGGTTGACAACGGCACCAAAAGAACATCTTAAACTTGATATTGCAAAAACAATTTACGCGCTGAAAGAGCCAGTCGTGATTGAGGTCACCGCTACTGATCCAGAGTTTCAACCGACTAACAACGCAAAGATTCGAGCTATCGTCGTTGACGAAGAGGGTAAGCGTAAAGAGTTGAGACTTGAACAGATCCTCGGTAAAGATGGTCTCTACACTGCGCGTTTTATTCCGAATCGATACGGCGAGTACACCGTCATTGCAGCCGGTAGTCTCGGAGGTGAGGACCTGGGTGAGCAGCAAACCCTTTTTGAGGTAAAGACATCTTACGCCGAATTTAGCGATGCTGAACTTAACGTCGCACTTCTCAAGACTTTGGCTGAGGGTAGTGGTGGAAAGTATTACACAGTGGAGGAAGCAGACCAACTCGTAAAGCAGATTCCACTCGTCGAAAGTGCAACATCAAAAATTACGGATGTTGACATTTGGGATATACCTCTCATCTTTGGTGCGGTTATCGCGCTACTTGGATTTGAGTGGTTTTTGAGAAAACGCGGGGGTTTAGTGTAA
- a CDS encoding Uma2 family endonuclease: MTQQELHEIAEGIRSPEQISMTLAEFLENDVDGYEYVKGELVPMSPPTRIHSKISVKVIRYLDRHVDENQLGEVHVEATFQVGDRGLKPDVAFVSTPRLDGDENKGFPIPPDLAIEVVSPTDVQWRVADKAFAYLNAGTRLVWVLDPRSKTVTVYRSERDIALFTFEDTLTGEDVVPGFTCPVSQLFE; this comes from the coding sequence ATGACACAACAAGAACTTCACGAAATCGCAGAAGGCATTCGCTCACCGGAACAGATCTCCATGACATTGGCGGAATTTCTTGAGAACGATGTAGACGGATATGAATACGTTAAAGGAGAATTAGTGCCGATGTCCCCACCAACGAGGATACATAGTAAAATTAGTGTTAAGGTTATCCGATATTTGGATCGGCATGTGGATGAGAATCAGTTGGGAGAAGTCCATGTAGAGGCAACTTTTCAGGTCGGTGATCGGGGCTTGAAACCCGATGTGGCGTTTGTTTCAACACCGCGGTTGGATGGAGATGAAAACAAAGGTTTCCCGATACCGCCCGATCTGGCAATTGAGGTCGTTTCGCCGACAGACGTTCAGTGGCGTGTTGCAGACAAAGCGTTTGCCTATTTGAACGCAGGAACGCGCCTCGTCTGGGTTCTGGATCCCCGTTCCAAAACGGTGACGGTCTATCGTTCCGAGAGAGACATCGCGCTGTTCACATTTGAAGATACACTCACGGGTGAGGATGTCGTACCGGGGTTTACCTGTCCGGTTTCACAACTTTTTGAGTAG
- a CDS encoding biotin/lipoate A/B protein ligase family protein has translation MGKSSAAMNMAVDEAILLSQKEHSTPTLRFYGWTQPAFSFGYFQDIASEVDIDGCHADGIELVKRMTGGGTVVHGWELTYTLVLPRSIGEIGVSEVYQRIGQSLVKAFQKLDVPAQCYAADADTSQSAQNICLTNPAEYDVMCNEKKLAGVSVRRNRDGILFQGYISLDMPPTSILARVSKDPKVQKMLCEKSAAINTEGRFVTRDALIQAISETFDLEIAFKSGKLSLMERAQAKTLAETKYATTAWNLG, from the coding sequence ATGGGAAAAAGCAGTGCCGCGATGAATATGGCGGTTGACGAAGCAATTCTGCTTTCGCAGAAGGAGCACTCCACTCCGACACTACGGTTTTACGGTTGGACGCAACCCGCGTTCAGTTTCGGTTACTTTCAAGATATTGCTTCAGAGGTTGACATAGATGGGTGCCACGCGGATGGCATCGAATTGGTGAAACGGATGACTGGTGGTGGAACCGTCGTGCATGGATGGGAATTGACCTATACACTGGTGCTTCCGAGGAGCATCGGAGAAATAGGTGTTTCCGAAGTGTATCAACGCATTGGGCAATCGCTCGTCAAGGCGTTTCAGAAACTCGATGTTCCTGCACAGTGCTATGCTGCAGACGCAGATACTTCGCAGTCTGCCCAGAACATTTGCCTGACAAATCCTGCTGAATATGACGTTATGTGTAACGAAAAGAAGTTAGCGGGTGTTTCTGTGAGGCGTAATCGAGATGGGATACTGTTCCAGGGCTACATCTCTTTAGACATGCCGCCTACGTCAATCCTCGCTCGCGTTTCAAAAGACCCCAAGGTTCAGAAGATGCTATGCGAGAAATCAGCCGCTATCAATACAGAAGGGCGTTTTGTAACGAGAGATGCCCTCATCCAAGCCATTTCTGAAACATTTGACCTCGAAATTGCGTTTAAGTCAGGAAAACTGTCGCTGATGGAGCGAGCGCAGGCGAAAACCCTTGCTGAAACCAAATATGCCACAACGGCGTGGAATTTGGGATGA
- a CDS encoding AAA family ATPase: MQNYDLEAMNARIEADSGFIQQILTEVGKVIVGQKVLLEGLVIGLLCNGHILLEGVPGLAKTTAVSALAQTIDASFNRLQFTPDLLPADLVGTLIYDQQKGDFYTKKGPIFANVILADEINRAPAKVQSALLEAMQERQVTIGDTTYPLDDPFLVLATQNPIEHEGTYPLPEAQVDRFMLKIKVDYPSHAEELQILRRMTTEEVSSIQHVIAPKDIIRFREVVRNIYMAEQLENYIVDLVCATRAPEAYQLDELSTLIEYGASPRATIFLAFAARARAFLSQRGYVTPEDIHAVGMDVLRHRVIISYEAEADGRDVESIISQVFAKIEVP, from the coding sequence ATGCAAAACTACGATTTAGAAGCCATGAATGCCCGCATCGAAGCGGATAGTGGGTTTATACAGCAGATTCTCACGGAGGTGGGAAAAGTTATCGTCGGGCAAAAAGTACTGCTGGAGGGACTGGTTATTGGGTTGCTCTGCAACGGGCATATTCTACTCGAAGGGGTACCCGGACTTGCAAAGACAACCGCCGTGAGCGCACTCGCTCAGACGATTGATGCTTCCTTCAATCGTCTGCAGTTCACACCCGATCTACTTCCTGCTGACCTCGTTGGCACACTCATCTATGATCAACAGAAGGGCGATTTCTACACGAAGAAGGGACCCATTTTTGCCAACGTTATCCTTGCTGATGAGATAAACCGTGCACCCGCCAAAGTGCAGAGCGCGCTCCTTGAAGCGATGCAGGAACGACAGGTCACGATTGGGGACACGACCTATCCACTCGACGATCCATTTCTCGTTCTGGCGACCCAAAATCCGATTGAACATGAGGGCACCTATCCTCTACCCGAAGCACAGGTGGATAGGTTCATGCTGAAAATTAAGGTTGACTACCCTTCACATGCTGAGGAATTGCAAATCCTTCGGCGGATGACTACCGAAGAGGTCTCCTCTATTCAACACGTGATTGCCCCGAAAGATATTATTCGATTCCGGGAGGTCGTCCGAAACATCTATATGGCAGAGCAGTTGGAAAATTACATTGTCGATTTGGTGTGTGCGACGCGTGCACCGGAAGCGTATCAATTAGATGAACTCAGCACGTTGATTGAATACGGTGCATCGCCACGCGCGACAATTTTCCTCGCTTTTGCTGCGAGGGCGAGAGCATTCCTTTCCCAGCGGGGTTATGTCACCCCTGAAGATATCCACGCAGTGGGGATGGATGTGCTAAGACACCGAGTCATTATCAGTTATGAAGCGGAAGCAGACGGACGCGATGTTGAGAGCATCATCTCACAGGTATTCGCGAAGATTGAAGTGCCTTGA
- a CDS encoding Gfo/Idh/MocA family oxidoreductase → MKEIKIGFIGCGGNANGHMNQLAGIEGANVVAVCDVQAERAQSAAERHNADPYTAHQHLLERDDLDAVYLSLPVFVHGQPERDVIARGLPFLVEKPVAINIDIARELEAAVAKAGLITCVGYQLRYLGSTQITQQILKERTINMIVGKYWCSTGHGDPNAWLRQMNKSGGQLVEQATHTIDMMRYMGGEVESVYAMQANRLLKETDCPDVNSVALQFANGAVGSLTATWAYAGDWSNANVLDLLYEGELLNWNPSRVLAQEDGEWVDKTEPSPTIDEVFVEAVRSGDASQILSPYSDAVKTLEISLAANLSAQEKRLVEISSL, encoded by the coding sequence ATGAAAGAAATTAAAATCGGATTTATTGGATGTGGTGGCAATGCCAATGGGCACATGAACCAGTTAGCTGGGATTGAAGGGGCAAATGTTGTGGCTGTGTGTGACGTTCAAGCTGAACGGGCGCAAAGTGCAGCCGAGAGGCACAATGCAGATCCTTATACTGCACACCAACATCTACTTGAACGCGATGATTTGGATGCGGTCTACTTGAGTCTTCCCGTCTTTGTTCATGGACAACCGGAACGTGACGTTATTGCGCGCGGCTTACCGTTTCTTGTTGAGAAACCCGTTGCCATCAATATAGATATTGCCCGTGAACTTGAAGCCGCGGTAGCGAAAGCTGGATTGATAACATGCGTCGGTTATCAACTTCGTTATCTCGGTTCGACACAGATAACGCAGCAAATCCTGAAGGAAAGAACAATTAACATGATCGTGGGTAAGTACTGGTGCAGTACTGGACATGGCGATCCGAACGCGTGGCTCCGTCAGATGAACAAATCCGGCGGTCAACTTGTCGAACAAGCAACACACACAATCGACATGATGCGTTATATGGGTGGCGAGGTGGAGTCTGTCTACGCGATGCAGGCAAACAGACTCCTTAAAGAGACAGATTGTCCTGATGTCAATAGTGTCGCACTCCAGTTTGCCAACGGTGCTGTTGGTTCATTGACTGCTACTTGGGCTTATGCAGGAGACTGGTCGAACGCGAATGTCTTGGACTTGCTGTATGAGGGAGAACTGTTGAATTGGAACCCATCACGGGTCTTGGCGCAAGAAGATGGTGAATGGGTAGATAAGACTGAGCCGAGTCCAACAATCGATGAAGTTTTTGTTGAGGCGGTACGTAGTGGTGATGCATCTCAGATTTTGAGTCCCTATAGTGATGCTGTCAAGACGCTTGAAATATCGCTCGCAGCGAATCTTTCCGCGCAAGAGAAAAGGTTGGTAGAAATCTCTTCGCTATAG